In Penaeus monodon isolate SGIC_2016 chromosome 15, NSTDA_Pmon_1, whole genome shotgun sequence, a genomic segment contains:
- the LOC119581857 gene encoding dihydrofolate reductase-like isoform X3, producing the protein MKYFSRMTKATKSSEKQNAVVMGRKTWESIPDKFRPLPGRLNLVISSRAKLPWRHIRRDPGPEFSGSTVCSSFKEAIDKVHSRTDEVESVWAIGGSSIYEMALESEHLHRIYLTRILKDFECDTFLPSFDPKKFQIVTDPVVPNEVQQEGDITYKYEIYEKLK; encoded by the exons ATGAAGTATTTTAGCCGCATgacaaaggcaacaaagtcatCAGAGAAGCAGAATGCCGTTGTGATGGGCCGCAAGACATGGGAATCCATCCCAGACAAGTTTAGGCCCTTACCTGGTCGCCTGAATCTGGTGATTTCGTCGAGAGCGAA ACTACCGTGGAGGCACATACGAAG GGATCCTGGTCCAGAATTCAGTGGGTCAACAGTGTGTTCTAGTTTTAAGGAAGCCATAGACAAGGTTCACAGTCGCACAGATGAAGTGGAGAGTGTGTGGGCCATTGGGGGATCTTCTATATATGAG ATGGCATTAGAATCTGAACATCTACACCGTATATATCTTACGAGGATATTAAAGGATTTTGAGTGTGACACCTTCCTGCCATCATTTGACCCCAAGAAGTTCCAGATTGTGAC GGATCCTGTTGTTCCTAATGAAGTACAACAAGAAGGAGATATCACCTACAAGTATGAAATTTatgagaaattaaaataa
- the LOC119581856 gene encoding nicastrin-like, with protein MAAEVTGRPATLLRVLVLSGAVLLAAGERVKNKIYDEIQGDMPCFKRFNGTHEIGCTSKFFGNTGVLHVIEEKADFDWVYEHGPHQPYVLAFTPLFLTEAVLQRATDSGKVSGVVVVVPEDFDPETQLLDGFSGETECPDDYLGLYSASSNPDYAGYCRRKPWNPNGTSMLYTSWEFPIFLITNQTSVDNIHSCFEKFNKPVNGMPRDWPLCSLELKSNMYGTTNSEVCMRRASIGPLSTDNFCDPLYDYNIWGTLKPMNMSEEIPAKSVIIVAARMDAATMFDNISPGANSAVSGIVTLMSAAAAIYKHKEEIINVSNKNILFILFQGETWGYIGSSRVVWDMEQGQFPHKVKDDVKDQIAQINLTHIDYFIELEQVGQAMESSQLYLHTDPISNANPEVREETDNLLEVFKGASDLVEEINLFTVKEEVPLPPASIQSFLKRVNISGVVITDHEGEFKNPYYESFLDNYRNVKYEAGSDSDLYHKHITNVASLLATAIYKLATNTTKKIRADPELTNELLFCYMKNMTCNLVQESGGDMAKYLEPKPAKLYVSVENGERERSYVTMYLMAWLLGDEVKRDQQDCKIESIYNMNQFYYYSHLGNGTCVQSTVRKTEAMSPAFLIEDYDWKSGEYSTWTESGWKLTKVMIFLRPSILEEVAVVCGGVISLVLSVIVVHFMNSRADLLFGLSTPPAAC; from the coding sequence ATGGCGGCGGAGGTGACAGGAAGGCCAGCGACACTCCTGCGTGTTTTAGTCCTCAGCGGCGCCGTCCTCCTCGCTGCGGGGGAGCGAGTGAAGAACAAGATCTACGATGAGATCCAGGGCGACATGCCGTGCTTCAAGAGGTTCAACGGCACACATGAGATCGGGTGCACGTCCAAGTTCTTCGGGAACACGGGGGTCCTTCATGTCATCGAGGAGAAGGCCGATTTCGACTGGGTGTACGAGCACGGGCCCCACCAGCCCTACGTCCTGGCCTTCACGCCGCTGTTCCTGACGGAGGCGGTGCTGCAGCGGGCCACGGATTCGGGGAAGGTGtccggggtggtggtggtggtgcccgagGACTTCGACCCCGAGACGCAGCTCCTGGACGGCTTCTCAGGGGAGACGGAGTGCCCCGATGACTACCTGGGCCTCTACAGCGCCTCCAGCAACCCCGACTACGCTGGCTACTGTAGGAGAAAGCCCTGGAACCCCAATGGAACATCCATGCTCTACACCTCCTGGGAATTCCCCATTTTCCTCATTACCAACCAGACCTCAGTCGACAATATTCATAGTTGTTTCGAAAAATTTAACAAGCCTGTGAATGGGATGCCCAGGGATTGGCCTCTGTGTTCCTTGGAACTGAAATCCAACATGTATGGCACGACCAATTCGGAAGTCTGCATGAGGCGGGCTTCCATAGGGCCCTTAAGCACAGACAATTTCTGTGATCCACTGTATGACTATAACATTTGGGGTACACTAAAACCCATGAATATGAGTGAAGAAATCCCCGCAAAGTCTGTCATTATAGTAGCAGCAAGAATGGATGCGGCAACAATGTTCGACAACATTTCTCCAGGTGCAAACTCGGCAGTGTCAGGAATTGTCACCCTGATGTCAGCTGCTGCGGCAATATATAAGCACAAGGAAGAAATAATCAATGTGAGCAACAAGAACAtactcttcattctcttccaggGCGAGACTTGGGGTTACATTGGGTCGTCACGTGTAGTTTGGGACATGGAGCAAGGGCAGTTTCCCCACAAAGTTAAAGATGATGTGAAAGATCAGATTGCACAGATCAACCTCACCCACATTGACTACTTTATAGAGCTGGAGCAAGTGGGACAGGCAATGGAATCATCACAGCTGTATTTGCACACGGATCCCATCTCCAATGCCAATCCCGAAGTAAGGGAAGAAACAGACAACTTGCTTGAAGTCTTCAAGGGTGCTTCAGATTTAGTTGAGGAAATTAACTTATTTACGGTCAAAGAGGAAGTTCCCCTCCCACCTGCTTCAATCCAGAGCTTCTTGAAACGAGTAAACATCTCAGGAGTTGTCATTACTGATCATGAAGGTGAGTTTAAAAACCCCTATTATGAGAGTTTCCTTGATAATTATCGCAATGTCAAGTACGAGGCTGGCAGTGACTCAGATCTTTACCATAAGCACATCACAAATGTTGCCAGTTTATTGGCCACAGCTATCTACAAATTGGCTACTAATACCACTAAGAAGATCAGAGCTGATCCAGAACTTACAAATGAGCTCTTATTTTGCTACATGAAAAACATGACCTGTAACCTTGTCCAGGAAAGCGGAGGAGATATGGCAAAGTACTTGGAACCGAAACCTGCCAAGCTGTATGTGAGTGtggagaatggggaaagggagaggtctTATGTCACAATGTACTTGATGGCTTGGCTCCTTGGAGATGAGGTAAAGCGAGATCAACAAGATTGCAAGATTGAAAGCATTTACAACATGAATCAATTTTACTACTACTCCCACTTAGGCAATGGAACATGTGTGCAGTCCACTGTTAGGAAGACTGAAGCCATGAGTCCTGCCTTTCTCATAGAAGACTATGACTGGAAATCCGGCGAGTATTCAACCTGGACTGAGAGTGGGTGGAAGTTGACTAAGGTCATGATTTTCCTGCGGCCTTCTATTTTAGAGGAAGTTGCTGTGGTATGTGGAGGTGTGATATCTTTAGTACTGTCAGTGATTGTTGTTCATTTCATGAACTCGCGTGCTGATCTACTGTTTGGCTTATCAACACCACCTGCAGCTTGTTGA